aaacggtggtcccagctcttttcaggtcattggcaaagtcctgtcatgtagtcctgggctgattcctgacctttctaaggatcattgagaccacacgaggtgtgacgaggtgatatcttgcatggggttccactccgattgagattgaccttcatgtttagcttcttccattttctaatgattgctccaacagtggagcttttttcaccaagctgcttggaaatttctccgtagcactttccagccatgtggagttgtacaattttgtctctggtgtctttggacagctctttggtcttggccatgttacaagtttgagtcttacttattgtatggggtggacaggtgtctttatgcaggtgcatctgattcaggataatacatggagtggaggtggacttttaaaggcagactaacaggtctttgagggtcagaattctaactgatatgcaggtgttcaaatactcatttgtagctgtatcacaaattgttttaaaaaaaatcatacattgtgatttctggatttttctttgtagattatctctctcacagtggacatgcacctgtgatgaaaatgtcagacctctccatgatttctaagtgggagaacttggaatatagcagggtgttccaatacttattttcttcactgtatgttatcTGCTCCTTTTAACAGTGCATTCACATTTATTTCGGGCTCAtcacactgattttttttttttttttttttttttttttttttttaaattcagtcgATTCTAATAGTAATCCCAGCAGAACTGGTGGTTTGGTATACATTATTTATgctctcccccccctcccccccatgtCTGTCAGGTACAAAATTAGCTCCCTTGACGTAGAAGAATGCTTTGCCGAGGACCACAGGGACATACAACAACGAGCCTTGTCCCTGATAGAGCTGGCCGCCGACTCCTGGATCGTAACTGGACGCAGGCCCGTCCCCTTAATGATGGCGACGGTCTACTTGGCATGGCAGTCCCTCAATCCCACCCTCGTTCGCCTAAATGTGTCCCTGCCGAAGTTCTGCCGCATCGCCAAGGTGAGACAAAACCAGACCGCCGCCAAGAGAGTGGGCGAGATCAAGACCGTGCTTTGCAAATTGGGTAAGGAGATCCCTTGGGTGACTGATCCGGTGACGTCGGCCAACGTGGTCAGGTACGTGGATGATATCGTCAAGAACAGATACGCGTTATTGCGGAGGGCTTTGAGGAGCCACGAGCAGGCCATGCAGGAGGAAAGTCAACTCTGCTGTGAAAAGGGAAATCCCTCTGAGCAAGAAAATCAGACATTACGCACAACAAATTTCCATTCTGAGAAGTCTAAACAGCCAGGAGAGGGCAGCGAGTTCAAGGCTCATCAAGATCTCGAACCCAACTGGGGTAAGAGGATGGTTTTCGCGCCACCCTGTGTGATTCACGCCAAGAGACGGAGAGCGGTGACAGAAAGCCTCGAAGGCGTAACTGGCCATGAGGAGATCTCGGACAGTGAAATTGAGTCCTACATCCGTACACCGCAGGAGGTCAGGGAATTTGCTCTGGCGCAGAAGGCTTGGCTGTCACAGACTGATCAGAACAAATGTGAATAATGAAGAATGGAGCGAGTGTACTTCTGTTGTTCAACTATGCACTTGTAGATAACTGCTCGAAATAACACTCGAGAGAAGGCTCCATTTTCGTTTTACAATTTTCTTCATCTGACTACAATTATGTTGCTCATTCAAAGCTTTTATCTGTAGATGCACAAACTATGCTGAGGATTTGTGATGtgcataaatactgtacacatagTCACATACCTCACGCTATCATAACGcagcattcattttcttcatcacatTTCCATCAGAGAAACATCTGAGTTATGCAAAGGTAGTAGCCATAGAtcaaaaattgatgaaaaactgTATCATCAATAGCTgtccattttttaaatgcattcaaTTTAGTCTAAGTTTGCCACGTGTTAAAACCTAATATAGACTTAAATCTTTTTCTTCAATGTGACATTTGAATCACATTAACCAATGTTCAAACAATTCATAGTGATTTTTATGGCCTATCCCCCCACTTATATACAGGTAACGTGCTTTATTATCACACTCAATAGCCACAGACGACAGAGCATACACGTCCCTTCATTGTGAAGATGACAACTTGAGAACTTTTAACAACCACAACTTTAACAATATGCCAAGTGTACATATCATCCAACATAAAACAAACTACATGAGACAGACTAATAATTATAAGACAGTGTGATTACAATGTAATAACAACAGTAAtatgcataaaatatttcataGTTAATCATACAAGAAGTGCTCCCTTCAGAATGGCATTTGGCTTACAGGAGGTCCAGAGTTTAATTGTTGTTGTAGTCTGCATGCTGTGTGAAGTTgtcagtgcaattttttttaacagcagttAGTCCATTGGAGAGGAACGCATGACCGAAATAAATTTTCAAATCTGTCTCATTTAGTCCTTTCTGAgcccctgtagctcagtggttagagcactggtttggtaaaccaggggttgttggttcgtatcccactggggcctccactccctgagaaggtttccgtcaggaagggcatccagcgtaaaaattgtgccaaacatatgtgtgttcatctgagatgacacgctgtggcgacccagaaagggacaagctgaaagaaacttacttacttttttctcatttagtcCTTTCTCTTGCTTCCTGGTATTTCATTTCACGCCGGCTCTTTTCCCACTACATATAATGTGTATCTTACAATATCCATTTCAAGCTGAAAGGATGCCGGCTGGCTCCATGTAGGGGTGAAGCTCCTCCTAGTTTTAGCATGGCAGACAGACTATATCACAAATCacatcactggccggaagtgccagtcaaacaaagtcAGTTGGAGATGACGCGAAAAtacagcacgacgcccagaggtTTGTCCGACActgttaaaacatttagaaggtgataataaacgaaggtacgtggaaaaatgagagacacttggcatagaggacccatatttaatgccgaagtcgatgttttcgccgattaAGAAATTTGActattaacccgcttccgcttgtcttggacaactggatctacacatggatctggtgagtaagttgtcgagatttccacggaaaagttttaaagcgtagaaaagtctggacacatacaaatactttgttgctggatctgttcttcaATAAAACACTCCATgactgatgtttttgttttgttttttttttaaatatgcattgttctcaaatgagcctaatgcgtatttaaaaaaagaaaataaaccgctggaaTAGGCTTTAGCCCCCATACATGggtgttgcagccacatgttaacctacgtaaacatcgctgtgaccaacggtttattttctttttttaaatacgcagtggactcatttgaaaacaatgcatattagaagaaaaaaaaaaaaagattagcgtgtggccacaacacgctttgtgtatgttggagacaactccgttgtttgtttttttttaaaacccattgttctcaaattagccaatttggcattataaatatttcttgggaatttgagattgagaataataattcctacctgaaattaaggGATCGTTACACACtcttgtgtatttggttgggcaccatccatcacgtttaattgccgaaatccataaatattttctagtcttttcagctgctattccatagaatgacctctttgaatatctgtctcgtctgttgtaacaaccaacagcacaacagattgtgaatattttcctctggttcaatgtccctcaCACTGTtttgcagctctttttgaccggcaatatggcgccgtgaaaatggtgattcccggcaaaaaaaaaaaaaaaaaaagatcatggtTAAAACATTGGAATAGTGATAATGGGTTAGCATGAGGCAAAAAGATGAAGGGTGGAAATTATAACTAAATGAGAAAGCTAATGGCGCTGTTTTAAACGAGGTGCATTTTACGACCGTGCTTGAAAAAAGCAAGCGCTAATGCGCTTCACCCCCATATATCTCCGTTCGGTAGTGTAGCTTTGATACAGATCAAATAGGATTTACTGTAGCAGACACAGCAATTGGTGTAGGGGGTGGGGTGTTTGATTAATTTTGCACCGTTGCTTGTTGATATAGGTGGATTTTTGTAGGGCTCAAAGCTTCTTCATAGGtcggtgacaaaaaaaaaaactgcaaatgcaaaaatacCTACTTGGGTTTTTGAATGAGGAAGGAAATGAAAAGTGATTTTGAATTAAAATCACTGCTTTGTATGCCATAAAACCAGTGCCTATAGAATGTCTGTCTATACACCccttttcaaatgtaatgtttttgtggTGTGAATAAACAAGACTAGGATAAATTATCCAAagcttttccaccattaatataACTGCAACCTATAACCTATACAACTGAATTgataaaagaaaatcaaatcttCAAGATATTGGCGAGAAGATTGTGGGGATTGCGGCTAATAATGGGTTGCTGCTGCTGCCCTTCACATTTTCATTATCCTTCATCATTGCATACTTCCTCCACAAGACTATTCAGCTTGATGCAGATTTGCTCAAGTGATGTAAGCTTTTTTAaggaaggaaattaaaaaaaaaaattttgtttcaaaatcaCTGCTGTATTATATATGGAATCAGTACTTTTAAAAAGTCTACATACCCCTTTTCATACCTAAGGTTTTTACAGTATGAACAAATGAGAGcaggataaatcatttcaactcaacttgaaaaaaataatggactGCTGCCGCTGGCCGTTAACTTTTTCATCATCTCTCAGCATCAAGTACATACTCCACGAGACTGTTCAGCCTGATGCAAAGAGTTGCTCTCGTAATATTATACTGTGGTTCAGAGTGCTGCTGTGGTCTCGTATGCTAACTTCATTGCAAGCAGCATGGTTTAGTTCCCTCTCAGGACGGGAATGTGAAGTTGTTTTTGGCTATGGGTGCCCTTTgactgactgatgaccagtccagggtgttgtGCATCTTTTGCCTAAAGTCACCTGCGATAGGCTCCTATGGCTGAAAAGAATTGGCATtgcgaatggatggatgatggaaaaATAGAATGCGTAGCATCGTTTACAAAACCACACCAGCAGTGCAGCGGTTGGCGGGCACTCCGACACGGCGTTGGCACTTGAACATCTTCCTAAGTTCGGCGCGGAATCGGTCATGCAGCCACGCGTAGAGGAAAGGGTTGCAGCAGGACGAGCTCATGGCACACAGGTGGCAGAGCAGCTGGATGAGCAGGAAGAAACGTTTGTTAATGAGCTGTATGTCAATGTCTCGCAGCATGTTGAAAACGTGAATGGGGAGCCAGCACACAGCGAAGGCGGACACCAAAAGCGCTACCAGCCGGAAGAGCTTCCTCTTGCGTGCTTGCTGGGCGCTGGCCTTCTCCTGAGTCTTTTGGCCAGGAGCCACGCATTTCTTCACTTTGACCGAGATGCACAAGTAGGAGATGAAGACGGCAGACAGGGGCAGGACATAGGTGACCAGCAGGGTACTGTACGCGTAGACCCGTCGCTCCTTCTCCTGGCCCAGCCAGA
This DNA window, taken from Syngnathoides biaculeatus isolate LvHL_M chromosome 17, ASM1980259v1, whole genome shotgun sequence, encodes the following:
- the brf2 gene encoding transcription factor IIIB 50 kDa subunit; translation: MSAAALKCLCCGSSSVVEEDHYTQRQMVCVDCGAVASEGALTHDTFEGTDISYSRTTAVSKKPCLNQRKGLQRLTALCRVLRVNSEIERIASEYFARAYEHESFLKVSLQKKEILVGCCVLASCRQLNWPVSMGTIGCLLEADMAMTGAVYQEMMKVLRLEVPHISVSDVMESHCKEYKISSLDVEECFAEDHRDIQQRALSLIELAADSWIVTGRRPVPLMMATVYLAWQSLNPTLVRLNVSLPKFCRIAKVRQNQTAAKRVGEIKTVLCKLGKEIPWVTDPVTSANVVRYVDDIVKNRYALLRRALRSHEQAMQEESQLCCEKGNPSEQENQTLRTTNFHSEKSKQPGEGSEFKAHQDLEPNWGKRMVFAPPCVIHAKRRRAVTESLEGVTGHEEISDSEIESYIRTPQEVREFALAQKAWLSQTDQNKCE